One part of the Terrimicrobium sacchariphilum genome encodes these proteins:
- the mbhE gene encoding hydrogen gas-evolving membrane-bound hydrogenase subunit E, with amino-acid sequence MPPTTLTFSMLAVIFLPMLAVPLVLALASRLGPRVGYLVGSVPLASAGILAWVTASAGSQPRVVLEVPWVPQLGVNLSFLIDGLSIFYGFVICTIGALVCWYAAEYLGKKYAHARFYSCLLFFMTAMLGTVFSNNLLLLFVFWELTGVASFLLIGFFHESDESRRGARQALLVTATTGLCMLVGIILLGLSSGTYSLARLADGSLSDYKDAGWITASCVLLLVGAFGKSAQFPFQFWLPGAMAAPTPVSAYLHSATMVKLGVFLVGRLFPIFHSLELWFWLVCGVGFFTMLLGAFLALRSNDLKAILAYSTVSQLGFLIGAYGVGSKTGIQADMVHVLSHVLYKGSLFMTAGIVDHCTGLRDVRKLGGLGRYMPVTAFSAAIGVAALAGLPLTTGFISKELLLADLVDARAWVCFALVAISATLTVAFAARLFFNVFTGAKPEALSVHSPGWAIQIPPLMLALAALALGTFPGVLDGAIYSLKVAGLHGEEPVHLALWHGLNLEVITTGLVILCGGGLYFLCQKSGWRWAHIPSFLRFDAAFERGLDGLSVFSKKLTLALRADWPPAYLPIVIFFLLVSLAGTVAVSSTKFFEGFTAIDISLSPLHSFVALMIAVSLVGVIVLRRWTTQLIALSVAGFFLTFYFVLYRAPDLAMTQILVESASVVMILLLLSRFPSSQLLRSEEKREAKGRIFRVVLSGGVGLVMTCLVLFADRHSHPEPIGPKYLELSEPLAEGTNAVNTILVDFRGFDTLGEITVLLIATLGALGLMMRYKRGRSGSDPAPAPGFFLEKKRRP; translated from the coding sequence ATGCCACCCACGACACTCACATTCAGTATGCTCGCGGTCATTTTCCTGCCGATGCTGGCAGTGCCGCTGGTGCTTGCTCTGGCCTCGAGGCTTGGGCCGCGGGTAGGGTACCTCGTGGGCAGCGTGCCGCTGGCTTCCGCTGGGATCCTGGCGTGGGTTACGGCATCTGCGGGGTCTCAACCGCGTGTGGTTCTTGAGGTTCCCTGGGTGCCTCAACTGGGAGTGAATCTCTCATTTCTCATCGATGGGCTCTCGATTTTTTACGGCTTTGTCATTTGTACCATAGGGGCGCTCGTCTGCTGGTACGCGGCGGAGTATCTTGGCAAAAAGTACGCTCACGCCCGGTTTTACTCCTGCCTGCTGTTCTTCATGACGGCGATGCTGGGGACGGTTTTTTCCAACAATTTGCTCCTCCTGTTTGTTTTCTGGGAACTGACCGGTGTTGCGTCTTTTCTTCTCATCGGATTTTTTCACGAGAGCGATGAATCCAGACGCGGGGCGCGGCAGGCTCTGCTTGTTACTGCGACCACGGGACTCTGCATGCTGGTCGGTATTATCCTTCTGGGACTTTCCTCGGGTACTTATTCCCTGGCCAGGTTGGCGGATGGTTCGCTGAGCGATTACAAGGATGCCGGCTGGATCACAGCTTCCTGCGTGCTGCTTCTGGTGGGGGCATTCGGAAAATCAGCGCAGTTCCCATTTCAATTTTGGCTCCCCGGTGCCATGGCTGCTCCGACACCTGTCAGCGCCTATCTGCACTCCGCCACGATGGTAAAGCTTGGCGTATTCCTGGTCGGCCGACTTTTTCCCATTTTCCATTCGCTCGAGCTTTGGTTCTGGCTTGTTTGCGGGGTCGGCTTTTTCACCATGTTGCTCGGTGCGTTCCTGGCGCTACGCTCGAATGACCTCAAGGCCATCCTGGCCTACTCGACTGTCAGCCAGCTCGGCTTTCTCATTGGAGCCTATGGGGTGGGGAGCAAGACGGGTATTCAGGCGGACATGGTCCATGTCCTGAGCCATGTGCTTTACAAAGGATCGCTCTTCATGACCGCGGGCATCGTCGATCATTGCACGGGTCTGCGCGATGTTCGGAAACTCGGAGGACTCGGGCGTTATATGCCGGTGACAGCCTTTTCGGCGGCTATCGGTGTCGCGGCTCTGGCTGGACTTCCGCTTACCACGGGGTTTATCAGTAAAGAACTGCTACTCGCGGATCTCGTTGATGCGAGGGCCTGGGTTTGTTTCGCTCTGGTGGCCATATCCGCGACACTCACGGTGGCATTCGCCGCTCGTCTCTTCTTCAATGTTTTCACTGGCGCCAAACCCGAGGCGCTTTCGGTACATAGTCCGGGCTGGGCGATTCAGATTCCTCCGCTGATGCTTGCTTTGGCGGCTCTTGCTCTCGGGACTTTCCCTGGGGTGCTCGATGGAGCGATCTATTCCCTCAAAGTCGCCGGACTGCATGGAGAGGAGCCGGTCCATCTCGCCTTATGGCATGGTCTCAACCTGGAGGTTATCACGACGGGGCTCGTGATTCTTTGTGGTGGCGGCCTTTATTTTCTTTGCCAGAAAAGCGGATGGAGGTGGGCACACATTCCTTCCTTTCTTCGCTTTGATGCCGCCTTTGAGCGAGGCCTGGACGGACTATCCGTTTTTTCCAAAAAGCTCACACTTGCTCTGCGAGCCGACTGGCCGCCCGCCTATCTGCCCATCGTGATCTTTTTTCTTCTGGTCTCTTTGGCTGGAACTGTCGCTGTCTCCTCGACGAAGTTTTTTGAAGGATTCACCGCCATCGATATCAGCCTTTCACCACTTCACTCCTTTGTCGCGTTGATGATCGCGGTTTCGCTCGTTGGCGTGATTGTGCTGCGTCGCTGGACCACCCAGTTGATCGCGCTTTCCGTTGCCGGTTTTTTCCTCACATTCTACTTCGTCCTTTATCGCGCACCGGATCTGGCGATGACACAGATCCTGGTGGAAAGCGCCTCGGTGGTGATGATCCTTCTGCTTCTCTCTCGCTTCCCGAGTTCCCAGCTTCTGCGATCCGAGGAAAAGCGGGAGGCCAAAGGGCGAATCTTTCGCGTGGTTCTCTCCGGAGGTGTTGGGCTGGTGATGACTTGTCTTGTCCTTTTCGCCGACCGGCATTCGCATCCGGAGCCTATCGGTCCGAAGTATCTCGAACTCTCCGAGCCTCTGGCGGAGGGTACCAATGCCGTGAATACGATCCTCGTGGACTTCCGCGGTTTCGACACGCTCGGTGAGATCACGGTCCTCCTTATCGCTACCCTCGGCGCACTTGGTCTCATGATGCGCTACAAACGCGGCCGTTCGGGTAGCGATCCCGCACCAGCCCCCGGGTTTTTCCTGGAAAAGAAACGCCGGCCATGA
- a CDS encoding MnhB domain-containing protein produces MKATTDSFLVRALIGLVFLLVNIVSVYLLLRGHNLPGGGFIGGLMTGMSFILLGLVRGWEELQRELPVPPLRLASFGLLLAMITGTAPMLFGRQFLTQYQLHLDHVPLIGEVHIGTPLLFDVGVFLLVSCITVKLVIVLARSTSGLPAFTPGEVPYYASELEGPIEESAKEERHAN; encoded by the coding sequence ATGAAGGCGACCACCGATTCCTTTCTCGTGCGTGCCCTCATCGGGTTGGTGTTCCTGCTGGTGAATATCGTCTCGGTGTATCTCCTGCTGCGCGGACACAACCTGCCCGGTGGCGGATTCATCGGCGGACTCATGACCGGCATGTCGTTTATTCTCCTCGGCCTCGTGCGTGGATGGGAGGAGCTTCAGCGCGAACTCCCCGTGCCCCCACTGCGCCTCGCCTCGTTTGGGCTGCTCCTTGCCATGATCACGGGCACGGCGCCGATGCTCTTTGGCAGGCAGTTCTTGACCCAGTATCAGCTGCACCTCGATCACGTACCTCTCATCGGTGAGGTGCATATCGGCACCCCGCTGCTTTTCGATGTGGGGGTATTTCTGCTTGTGAGCTGTATTACCGTTAAGCTGGTGATCGTTCTCGCCCGTTCCACATCGGGTCTCCCGGCATTTACGCCCGGAGAAGTGCCATATTACGCCTCGGAGCTCGAGGGACCCATCGAGGAATCCGCCAAGGAGGAGCGCCATGCAAATTGA
- a CDS encoding sodium:proton antiporter, producing MQIETALLVGLLFAVSVYLLLHKSFVRILFGFVTLTNATNLFLISMSGDPDGKRAPILAEGSGPIVDPLPQALVLTAIVIGFGLTIYLIMLLYRIFLDAKTTDASKLFLPEADDE from the coding sequence ATGCAAATTGAAACTGCACTCCTCGTTGGCCTGCTCTTTGCCGTCTCGGTTTACCTCCTCCTGCACAAGAGCTTTGTCCGCATCCTTTTTGGATTCGTCACCCTGACGAACGCGACCAACCTCTTCCTCATTTCCATGTCGGGCGACCCCGATGGAAAGCGCGCACCGATTCTTGCGGAAGGCTCCGGGCCGATCGTTGATCCGCTGCCTCAGGCACTCGTCCTGACGGCCATCGTCATCGGTTTCGGCCTGACCATTTACCTGATCATGCTTCTCTACCGCATCTTCCTCGACGCGAAGACGACGGACGCGAGCAAGCTCTTCCTGCCGGAGGCTGACGATGAATAA
- a CDS encoding proton-conducting transporter transmembrane domain-containing protein, producing MNNLLVLPFLLPVLTAVICCLFVGRPGVGRRVFIAISAVVQCALAFYLAIRAFHGPPLVLLMGGWAPPLGVVLVVDGLAAIMLCLSTVVALACILFSYAEIPVWAEQPLRLPLMQLLVAGINLSFLTGDLFNLFVAFEIMLVASYALLTLEANDRHIKEAFPYLAVNMFGSALFLVAAGLAYSVFGTLNLADISRRAEAMQGDFGVMVVAVLLVVVFGIKAGVFPLYYWLPNSYPILPFSLGAFYSGMLTKVGIYVLLRTFGTVFPHNLTPLYTALAWLAGLTMVLAVLGAVSRNFIRGILSFHIVSQIGYMILAIGFFTPLAIAACIFYVIHHIIVKSSLFLIGGTAMFYNRTDNLARMGGLLKASPILATCFLLQAFSLAGVPPLSGFWGKYAIILVGLEEHRYWLVVAALVASVLTLVSMLKIWMGAFWQKLPVDGTAAPEAPAAARAMTAIVCALTLISVAIGFGAEFFFGIAQTAATSLLDPSQYREAVFSLTGKGGQ from the coding sequence ATGAATAACCTCCTCGTGCTGCCATTTTTGCTCCCTGTGCTGACGGCGGTGATATGCTGCCTTTTCGTGGGACGCCCCGGGGTGGGGAGGCGGGTTTTCATCGCCATATCGGCTGTGGTGCAATGCGCGCTGGCGTTCTATCTTGCCATACGCGCCTTTCATGGGCCGCCCCTCGTTTTGCTCATGGGCGGATGGGCTCCTCCACTTGGGGTGGTGCTGGTTGTCGATGGACTCGCCGCCATCATGCTCTGCCTTTCGACCGTTGTCGCACTGGCCTGCATCCTGTTTTCCTATGCCGAGATACCGGTGTGGGCGGAGCAGCCGCTGCGCCTGCCGCTCATGCAGTTGCTCGTCGCGGGTATCAATCTCTCTTTCCTGACAGGCGATCTGTTCAATCTGTTCGTCGCCTTTGAGATCATGCTGGTCGCTTCCTATGCACTCCTGACCCTGGAGGCTAACGATCGGCATATTAAGGAGGCTTTTCCCTATCTGGCGGTGAACATGTTTGGCAGCGCGCTGTTCCTTGTCGCGGCAGGTCTGGCCTACTCCGTTTTCGGCACGCTCAACCTTGCCGACATTTCGCGCCGGGCGGAGGCCATGCAGGGGGACTTTGGCGTCATGGTCGTGGCTGTGCTGCTTGTTGTGGTCTTTGGTATCAAGGCGGGCGTTTTCCCACTCTACTACTGGCTGCCGAATAGCTATCCGATCCTGCCGTTTTCGCTGGGGGCGTTTTACTCCGGCATGCTGACCAAGGTGGGAATCTACGTGCTGCTGCGGACTTTTGGCACAGTCTTCCCGCACAACCTTACTCCGCTTTATACCGCTCTGGCGTGGCTGGCGGGATTAACCATGGTACTCGCCGTACTCGGTGCCGTGTCGCGGAATTTTATTCGCGGCATCCTGTCATTTCACATTGTCAGCCAGATCGGCTACATGATCCTCGCCATCGGATTTTTCACACCGCTGGCCATTGCCGCATGTATCTTCTACGTGATCCATCACATCATCGTGAAATCGTCCCTTTTTCTCATCGGAGGCACGGCGATGTTTTACAACCGCACGGACAATCTCGCGCGTATGGGAGGGCTGCTCAAGGCCAGTCCGATCCTCGCCACCTGCTTCCTCCTGCAGGCCTTCTCGCTGGCGGGAGTTCCGCCGCTCAGCGGCTTCTGGGGCAAATACGCCATCATCCTCGTCGGCCTGGAGGAACATCGGTACTGGCTCGTTGTGGCCGCGCTTGTCGCGTCCGTGCTTACGCTGGTCAGCATGCTCAAGATATGGATGGGCGCTTTCTGGCAGAAACTTCCTGTCGACGGGACTGCTGCCCCTGAGGCACCTGCCGCCGCTCGCGCGATGACAGCTATTGTGTGCGCCCTGACCTTGATCTCCGTCGCCATAGGTTTCGGGGCGGAGTTTTTCTTTGGCATCGCTCAGACGGCTGCCACCTCGCTGCTTGATCCGTCGCAATATCGCGAGGCGGTTTTTTCGCTGACCGGAAAGGGGGGGCAATGA
- a CDS encoding Na+/H+ antiporter subunit E, translated as MHLLIALVAMFLSGNTTLGGLALGLVGGFALMALFRSALGCQHYIRRVVAVLAFGFIFLQQVVSSNLRLVGAVLRRDAGSLEGEYISYSVEGLTKLEVLLIAQCISLTPGTIVADKSADGRALILHTFASGSPEEIRNALDEGLKRPILAITR; from the coding sequence ATGCATCTCCTCATTGCCCTGGTGGCGATGTTCCTGAGCGGCAATACCACCCTGGGGGGACTCGCTCTGGGCCTCGTGGGTGGATTTGCCCTCATGGCGCTCTTTCGCAGTGCGCTCGGGTGTCAGCACTACATTCGACGGGTGGTGGCAGTGCTGGCCTTTGGGTTCATTTTTCTCCAGCAGGTTGTTTCATCGAATCTCCGCCTCGTCGGTGCGGTTCTGCGACGCGATGCCGGTTCGCTTGAGGGTGAGTATATTTCCTATTCCGTGGAAGGCTTGACCAAGCTCGAGGTACTGCTCATTGCGCAATGCATCAGCCTCACTCCTGGCACCATCGTTGCGGACAAGAGTGCCGACGGTCGAGCCCTTATCCTGCATACCTTTGCATCGGGCAGTCCGGAAGAAATTCGCAACGCTCTGGACGAAGGACTAAAGCGCCCCATCCTGGCAATCACACGATGA
- a CDS encoding monovalent cation/H+ antiporter complex subunit F, producing the protein MMTIVVILALALLIAASMLALVRVLMGPTIIDRIIAFDLVAISIVGMMVILSVWWKTQLFIEIMLIFSLLGFVGTVAFVCYLHNDPSKLKRVGKKEPSKKETP; encoded by the coding sequence ATGATGACCATAGTTGTAATCCTCGCTCTCGCGCTCTTGATTGCCGCCTCCATGCTGGCCCTGGTGCGCGTCTTGATGGGACCCACCATTATTGACCGCATCATCGCGTTCGATCTCGTCGCCATCAGCATTGTTGGAATGATGGTGATCCTATCCGTCTGGTGGAAAACCCAGCTCTTCATTGAGATCATGCTCATCTTCTCGCTGCTGGGCTTTGTCGGCACGGTCGCGTTTGTTTGCTATCTCCATAACGACCCCTCAAAGCTCAAGCGAGTGGGGAAGAAGGAGCCATCAAAAAAGGAGACGCCATGA